The Dyadobacter sandarakinus DNA window CTGATTGCCTGGCTCACCAGCCCCTGTACTTTGGCAGATCCTTTAACCCTTTTCCAGGTCATATCTACATCGTCAAAAAGACTCTGGCGTGCTGCGGTGCCCATTTTATGTAAAAAGTAATCCTTACGCTCGCCCCGCACAGGCGCCGTACCAAAAGCCTGGCTCTTGTGCTGGCTGCGGCTCTCGGCCGCAATTTCAGGGTACGATTTCCCGAGTACGGCATTGTATCCGCCGATTTCAACACCTAAAAAAGAAGCTTTTTCGTCGGCAGGGGGCTGATTGGTGAAACCAGGCGTATAGGTATTCCATACGAGTCTCCTGGCTTGCCAGGGTTTTACAAATTTCAGCTGGTCAGCGTAAGACTTAGGATCAGCAGCCAATGAAAATGCCTTTTCAGCCAGGTAGGCCGAGGTTTGATGATGGCCGTGCCCGGCGCGGGGGTCAGGCGGAAATCGTGTAATAATTACATCCGGCCTGAACTTGCGGATCATCCACACTACATCTCCCAGTACTTTATCCTCATCCCAGAAGTTCAGTGTCTCTTCCCGGGTTTTGGAAAAACCAAAGTCATAGGCCCTTGAAAAAAATTGCTGCGCGCCATCGGTCCGCCGGGCACCCAGCAGCTCCTGCGTCCTGATCACCCCGATATTGTACCCCTGCTCTGAGCCGATCAGGTTTTGTCCGCCGTCACCTCTGGTCAGTGAAAGGTAGCCGGTACGCACCAGCTGATCCTTCGACAGGTAGGCGAGCATGAGCGTATTTTCATCGTCGGGGTGTGCGGCCAGGTACAATACCGAGCCGAGCACATTCAGTTTTTTTATGTTCTGGTAAATTTCGCCGGATGGTAGTGAAGGTGTTTGCGCAGCCAGCGACAGCGAAATGCATTGCAGGAGGATTATAAAGCTTTTCTTCATAGTGAAGCTATAAATGGATAGGTCAGCAGGTCCAGGTAAGTACGTAATCATCAAAGTTCTCAAAAGCCATTCTGACGGTTTGAGGCTCCTTTTTCAAGATAGAAACCTCAATTTCTTCTTTTTGGTTGCTTTCAAAACGGGAGGTCACTATATGTTTTTTCAGGTCGAGCTCCGGATCGCCGGCATACTTGAATGCAGCTTCCTTTGCCGACCAGATGAGATGGAGCAGCAGGTTATCGTCCATATTCACCCATTGTTGTTCCGTCTCATGTAAAAAGTAGTCGGATCCTTTGGCAATCGACGGCTTCATCTTTTGAATGTCGGTGCCCACATCCCGCTTACGGCTGACGTAAATACAGGCATACTCCCCGGAATGTGACAGCGATACCGCATAATCAGATCGTTCGAGGTGCGGTTTCCGGTTTTCATCGTGAACAATGTGCATGGCGCCTCCGGTCATCGCTTTCAGCAAAGCCCGGCAGGACGTCCATTCCAGCTTACGCAGGTCGGTTCGTTTTTCGTTCAGCTGCTGCTGCTCACTTTCGGTAAGGTCGAGTGCCGCGGCCAGCTGCTGCCAGCTTTCAGTCATTTTCCAGAGGCCGAGGTACGTTTCTTCCGAGATCGTTTTGATAGAACTAACGGGCATTATGCTTAATTTTGATGTCCAACTGCCTGACCAATGTGGCTTAAAAGAGCAAAAAAAATTCTCAGATTCACGGGTATCTTCCTTTTCATTGCCGGCATTTTGTTTGGCCTTTTTATATGGCGGATCAGCGTGCCGGCACCGGAACTTGAAAGTACTAAATCCATTAACAGTTACAAACGGGTTCAGCTCGGCCCGGACCATTTTGCAATAGGCAATAACTGGCTGAAAAAAAACCAATATGGGATCTGGGAAATGTACCTGGAAGGCGCTCCCTATGAGCGGGGCCTTATATATGGATTGCTGGCCAGGGAGTTAATGGAAAAACAGGAGGTGCATTTCGTAGCGCAGATCAACGAAATGATCCCGAGTAAAATGTTCCTTCAAGTGCTGAAAGGTTTTGTCGGATGGTTTAACCGCGACATTTATAAATACATACCTACCGAAAATCAGCAGGAAATTTATGGGGTCGCACAGTCATTTTCAGACAAATTCAACTACATAGGTCCCAAATATTACCGCATTCTCAATTACCACGCCGCCCACGATATCGGGCACGCGCTCTCGGACCTGAATATGGTCGGCTGCACCTCCTTTGCGGTTAATGGGCCGTACTCGGCCGATTCATCCTTACTGATCGCCCGTAACTTCGACTTTTATATGGGTGATGCTTTTGCAGAAGATAAGCTTATCGTATTTATGAAGCCCGACAGTGGTTACAGCTTTGCATCCTACGCCTGGGCAGGACTTACGGGGGTAGTTTCGGGTATGAATGAAAAAGGGATCACTGTGACGCTCAATGCATCCAAATCCGATATTCCCTATGCAGCAAAAGAGCCCATATCGCTGCTTGCACGGGAAATCCTGCAATACGCCGGTACGCTGGAAGAAGCCCGGAAAATCGCCGCCCGGAGCGAAACCTTTGTCTCCGAATCGCTGCTGATCGGCTCAGCAGCCGACAACAAGGCCGCGCTCATTGAGAAGTCGCCCCAGAAAATGGATCTTTTTGAATCGGGGGAAGATTACCTTGTATGTGCCAACCATTACCAGGGGCAGGCATTTGTGAAGGATTCCGTTAACATCAACAACATTCGCGATACGGATTCCAAGGCGCGGTTCGACAGGATGAACCAGCTGATTGCGCGCTCTTACCCGGTCGATTTTCAGGAGGCAGCGGGTATTTTACGGGATAAAAAAACAGTCGATGATAAGTTTATAGGCTATGGAAATTCCAGTTCGCTCAATCAGCTGATCGCACATCACGGGGTTTTGTTTAAACCATCTAAAAGAGAATTCTGGATCTCGACGCCGCCTTACCAGCTGGGCGCATTTATCTGCTACGATTTGAACCTGGTTTTTGGATCAGGCGGACATTTTTCAGCAGTAGATTCATTGAAGATTAATGAGGATCCATTTCTCAACTCAGCAGATTACCGGAAATTCGAGGCTTTTAAAAAGACGCGGCAGAAGATTACCCGGTATGTAATGCTGGACATTCCTTTTGAGCTCTCTGCCGCGGCTGAGCGTACATTTATCACCAACAATCCTGAGAGCTTTGTTACTTACCTCGCCCTGGGCGATTATTATCAAAAAAACAAGAACTACAACAAAGCAGTGAGCTACTACCGGCAGTCGCTCCGTCGCAATGTGGCTTCCCGGCAGGAAGAGCAGGCGATCCGTGAGAAAATCCGCGACTGTCAGAAGCAATAATCCGCTCAGCATTCAGCCATGAAAATGAACGATCCTGATTTTCAACATGCTGCCTTACAGCAACTGATGACGCATGTGGCTGCAAATTCAGCCTACTATCAGCGTCTTTTTCAAGAAAACAACATAGATCCGGAATCCATTGTCACTCCGGCTGATCTTCGCCGG harbors:
- a CDS encoding 4'-phosphopantetheinyl transferase family protein: MPVSSIKTISEETYLGLWKMTESWQQLAAALDLTESEQQQLNEKRTDLRKLEWTSCRALLKAMTGGAMHIVHDENRKPHLERSDYAVSLSHSGEYACIYVSRKRDVGTDIQKMKPSIAKGSDYFLHETEQQWVNMDDNLLLHLIWSAKEAAFKYAGDPELDLKKHIVTSRFESNQKEEIEVSILKKEPQTVRMAFENFDDYVLTWTC
- a CDS encoding C45 family autoproteolytic acyltransferase/hydolase, which encodes MWLKRAKKILRFTGIFLFIAGILFGLFIWRISVPAPELESTKSINSYKRVQLGPDHFAIGNNWLKKNQYGIWEMYLEGAPYERGLIYGLLARELMEKQEVHFVAQINEMIPSKMFLQVLKGFVGWFNRDIYKYIPTENQQEIYGVAQSFSDKFNYIGPKYYRILNYHAAHDIGHALSDLNMVGCTSFAVNGPYSADSSLLIARNFDFYMGDAFAEDKLIVFMKPDSGYSFASYAWAGLTGVVSGMNEKGITVTLNASKSDIPYAAKEPISLLAREILQYAGTLEEARKIAARSETFVSESLLIGSAADNKAALIEKSPQKMDLFESGEDYLVCANHYQGQAFVKDSVNINNIRDTDSKARFDRMNQLIARSYPVDFQEAAGILRDKKTVDDKFIGYGNSSSLNQLIAHHGVLFKPSKREFWISTPPYQLGAFICYDLNLVFGSGGHFSAVDSLKINEDPFLNSADYRKFEAFKKTRQKITRYVMLDIPFELSAAAERTFITNNPESFVTYLALGDYYQKNKNYNKAVSYYRQSLRRNVASRQEEQAIREKIRDCQKQ